The Macaca mulatta isolate MMU2019108-1 chromosome X, T2T-MMU8v2.0, whole genome shotgun sequence DNA window GGAGGAAGGAGCCAGGTGGAGAGCTGATGTCCAGTGCTGAGCAAGGAGAATGTTGCTAGGGTATGTAGAGTCAGGCAGCACAGCTGCACAAGCCAGACAGCTACGGTCAGCCACCACCAGCACTCGGGGACTGGACTCTTCCTAGAACACTCTTTCTCCTCCAACCCATGTCCTGATGCCTGCCCTGGGCTGCACTGTCTGGGACCAGCAGCTACAGCCCGACACCCCTGAGCCATGCCCAAGGTCTGAGCCACTTGCTCTGGGCACACTCCTCGTGGGATTTGGGGTGCTGCTGTCCAGTGCCAGCAGCCCCTTGGCACAGGGGTTCCCAGAGGCCCTTCAGTGCCATGTCCGACCCCCTCTCCCTGCTGGTAGCTCCACAGGCTTCTTGCTACTTCCACCTGCTGCCCACCCCAGGACATTGCCAGGGCTTAAGGGTCTTGGGACTGTGTCCTGTAGTTTAGGCCCCCTCTCAGCTGAAGGGGAGGTGCCAGCTGTAGGGATGGCCTTGTCGTGCCTCATCCCTCCAGCTGGCCTTGGAGAGAAGAGCTGGATTATGCCCTCGGGCTGTTCAGCATCTGCTGGGCCAGGAGGCCGGCTGTCACGCCATCAACCCACCCGTGGCCTTGGGAGCCCAGGAGGACACGAGCAGCAGGCCCAGACCCTGCAGAGCGCTGATAAGATGGGCCAGGGACacgcctctccaggcccagcggCCTTAGTAGCCCGGCCCCTCCGGAGCTGGGGTCCAGGCCTCCCCAGAACTGCAGCTGGAGCTTCATCCTTTTCGGGAAGGGCAGGacctggggtgggaggggagacTGGGACGGGGCTAGAGGCAGGCTCTGCCGCCGAAATGATGGCCTGTCACGGCTTCTGCCTGCGCTCCCCAGGACCCCCCTCAGAGGGGACATTTCACAGCCTCAAAACCATTTCTGGACTTGGCACCCGCTCGGCCCCCAGCCCCGCAGTGGCTAGGAGAAGCCTGTACGGACGAGGGGAAGGacgaggagaggggaggagacgaTGAAGGGGGTCAGAGCAGCGATTGGAGCCGAGAGCTGGAAGCGCCTTAAAGAGACTGCGCGGTCCCCGCCCCCCTTCCCGCCAGCCTCAATGAATTAGAGCTGTGTTTCCCAAACTTGCCTGATCATAAGCAGCCTCTGGGGCCCTAGTTAGAGATACAGGTTCCGGAGTACCTCCCTtcgagattctgattcagtaggcctgCGGGTGGAGCCGAGGAATCTGTAATTTTAACACGCTCCCACGTGATTCTCGTGAACAAGCAAGTTTGGGAAATACTGAATTAAAGGAAACGGGGCCTGGCTGCAGAAGCAGCCTCCACTAGGGGGCTTCGGCGGGAGGATTCCCGGGGGCGTCGCCTGCTTCCGCCGCCGCCTCCTTCAGTGAAAGTCCCTTTTGGGTCCAGCTGCCACAGCCACCGCGCTCCCTCAGGCCGGGCGGGGGACACCCCAGGTCTGCGTGGCCCCCGCGCCGCCACGCCCAGTGGCCGCTCGAGCCCTGCGAGCAGGGGGAGGAGCTGCCGCCAGTGGAGGCGGAGGAGGTAGAGGAGGCGGAGACGGCGGAGACCGCGGAGAAGGCGGAGaggaaggtggaggtggaggcGGAGGCGAAGGTGGAGGGGAAGGCGGAGGCGGCGGGGAAGGTGGAGGCGGCGGGGAAGGTGGACGCCACCGAGAAGGTGGAGACGGCGGGGAAGGTGGACGCCGCCGGGAAGGTGGAGACGGCGGAGGGTCCGGGCCGCCGGGCTGAGCTCAAGCTGGAGCCCGAACCCGAGCCGGTCCGGGAGGCGGAGCAGGAGCCGAAGCTGGAGCTGGAGGATGAGAACCCAGCGCGGAGCGGCGGTGGCGGCAGCAGCGACGAGGTTCCTCCCCCCACCCTTCCCTCCGATCCACCGCGGCCCCCCGATCCCTCTCCGCGTCGCAGTCGTGCCCCGCGCCGCCGACCCCGGCCCCGGCCCCAGACCCGGCTCCGTACCCCGCCGCAGCCTAGGCCCCggcccccgccccggccccggccccggcgcgGCCCTGGGGGCGGATGCCTGGATGTGGATTTTGCCGTGGGGCCACCAGGCTGTTCCCACGTGAACAGCTTTAAGGTGGGAGAGAACTGGAGGCAGGAACTGCGGGTTATCTACCAGTGCTTCGTGTGGTGTGGAACCCCAGAGACCAGGAAAAGCAAGGCAAAGTCGTGCATCTGCCATGTGTGTGGCACCCATCTGAACAGACTCCACTCTTGCCTTTCCTGTGTCTTCTTTGGCTGCTTCACGGAGAAGCACATTCACGAGCACGCCGAGACGAAACAACACAACTTAGCCGTAGACCTGTATTACGGAGGTATATACTGCTTTATGTGTAAGGACTATGTATATGACAAAGACATTGAGCAAATTGCCAAAGAAGAGCAAGGAGAAGCTTTGAAATTACAAGCCTCCACCTCAACAGAGGTTTCTCACCAGCAGTGTTCAGTGCCAGGCCTTGGCGAGAAATTCCCAACCTGGGAAACAACCAAACCAGAATTAGAACTGCTGGGGCACAACCCGAGGAGAAGAAGAATCACGTCCAGCTTTACGATCGGTTTAAGAGGACTCATCAATCTTGGCAACACGTGCTTTATGAACTGCATCGTCCAGGCCCTCACCCACACGCCAATACTGAgagatttctttctctctgacaGGCACCGATGTGAGATGCCGAGTCCTGAGTTGTGTCTGGTCTGTGAGATGTCGTCGCTGTTTCGGGAGTTGTATTCTGGAAACCCGTCTCCTCATGTGCCCTATAAGTTACTGCACCTGGTGTGGATACATGCCCGCCATTTAGCAGGGTACAGGCAACAGGATGCCCACGAGTTCCTCATTGCAGCATTAGATGTCCTGCACAGGCACTGCAAAGGTGATGATGTCGGGAAGGCGGCCAACAATCCCAACCACTGTAACTGCATCATAGACCAAATCTTCACAGGTGGCCTACAGTCTGATGTCACCTGTCAAGCCTGCCATGGCGTCTCCACCACGATAGACCCATGCTGGGACATTAGTTTGGACTTGCCTGGCTCTTGTACCTCCTTCTGGCCCATGAGCCCAGGGAGGGAGAGCAGTGTGAATGGGGAAAGCCACATACCAGGAATCACCACCCTCACGGACTGCTTGCGGAGGTTTACGAGGCCAGAGCACTTAGGAAGCAGTGCCAAAATCAAATGTGGTAGTTGCCAAAGCTACCAGGAATCTACCAAACAGCTCACAATGAATAAATTACCTGTCGTTGCCTGTTTTCATTTCAAACGGTTTGAACATTCAGCCAAACAGAGGCGCAAGATCACTACATACATTTCCTTTCCTCTGGAGCTGGATATGACACCGTTTATGGCCTCAAGTAAAGAGAGCAGAATGAATGGACAATTGCAGCTGCCAACCAATAGtggaaacaatgaaaataagTATTCCTTGTTTGCTGTAGTTAATCACCAAGGAACCTTGGAGAGTGGCCACTATACCAGCTTCATCCGGCACCACAAGGACCAGTGGTTCAAGTGTGATGATGCCGTCATCACTAAGGCCAGTATTAAGGATGTACTGGACAGTGAAGGGTATTTACTGTTCTATCACAAACAGGTGCTGGAACATGAGtcagaaaaagtgaaagaaatgaaCACACAAGCCTACTGAAGTGACACACAGACCTACCTGCAATGGAAGATGACGACACCAATACTACAACTGGCATCGAGATCTAAAGGACCTACTTGACCATGGCCCATGGGCCTGACAGAGTAAGAATTGAACAGTACCCAGTGTCCAAAAGGCCCTGATTGGAAGAGAAAtagaaggggagggagaagaggctCTAGTCTAAACAGTTGATGAAAGGGAAATTAAATGGTAGAAACACTCTGGGTAAGGAAGGCAGGAGCAGAAAAATGCTGACACTGGTACATATCCTATATTCCTCCAAAAGATTGTGTGGGAAagtgtgggggggaggggggtggtgggggggtgTGCCCTTGTAACCGTAAAACATCTTTCTCCATGGGTGTTTCAGCTTCAATTGACCAATCACATAACAGTTATATGtttggggggaaaaagaaaagtttctaaAAAATGTAGCCCATTACATATATGGGTATGAAAGCAGAAAAGTGGAGGAGGCAGGGATATCATTGACAAACACCTTTGCCAGTTTCTTTGTATTCGTGATTTTTTGTGCTATTAAATGCAGtattaaaacaagaaaagccCACCTGGGCTAGTGAAAGGAGAGGAAATAAGGGGGCTTGTATAAGGGGAGCACTCGCTCCAAAAGTAGAGAAGACAAGAAATGCTGTAAGATAAGCAACCAACGCAGACAGGCCTCAGCTAAGAGTatagtgtgtgtgtttaaaaaaaaaaaaaaaaaaaaaaaaaaaaaaaaaaaagctgtgtgaTATACTTGAGCAAATCAATGAACCTCTTTGCGattgttttatcatctgtaaaatgcagataattcCTACCTTAAAGGGTTATTGttaaagattaaatgatataaaaatgtgTCAAAGTATAAAGTAAAAGGCTTGGAACTTTGTAGGGACTCAGTAAACGTTTGTTGGATCCAAACCTGAAACTTCTTTGGACCAGGCCCCGAATGCATCAGAGGTGGGGGTCAGTCCCGCCTGAGACCCCTGGACAGAAGGGACACACATCATGTCACATGCAGTCACACACACATTCTCCACAACTCCCTCCCCAATGCTGTCTATTTAGAGTACCAAGGCAATGAACTCCACTTTTGTCCCTTGTGTGCAGGGCATCACAGTGGGTGCCACCTGGGATTGGGGGTGGAAAGAACCATAGCTGTCCCATAAGGTCATTATTCTGTCCTTATGGAGGACAGTCGTGTTGCTTTCATGATTCAGATCCCAGTGATGGGACTCTCATGGCCAGTAGGCTGCCAGGCTTGCACATGAGGGAATTTGGTGGTCTTCGTCTTCTAAAAACATTATGGGTTCAGTTGCTATGTTTACTCACAGGCACCGATCAGTAgaaagactgttttccaaagttcactggcccatcagcccaGGGATATTGATAGAATGGCTTGTTGGCCCCTTCCCTGATACTGACAGAGGGCAGAGCAGCCTGCAGAGAGCTGAACTGAAACAGGTGGGATGAACCCAGGGTGGAGTAAGCACTATGAGTCCTTCTCTCATCAGTGTCAGGTAGAAAAGTAATTATTACCTAGAGAATCCTGGAGGGAAATTAAACATGTATCAGATCCATGGGGCTTGGATCCACTGGCTCTGGTAAAAGGCTGGGCTCCCCATTGCTTCCCAAGTCTACTTCATGGTCCACTCATTTggaaatacatgtttatttacGTGGCTGTGGGTGCATCACAACTAGCTCATAGGCATTTTTAGGACAAGAGTTATGTCTCCTCTTGTACCTTGGGATGCATTCTCATTCCCTTGACTCCTGTCACATGGTAAGTAGGTATtcaaaacatttactgaatgaatgaatggatggatgagttaATGAATCAATACACCTTCCTTTCATAACCAAGATTTCATTAACACCTAGGGCTCataattttcaggaaaaaatgtaaaaagttgtTATTTTTGGTGTCTTGTAGGATGGGAGAGATCAAGAGATGGGTGACTTTGGATGGCACTTGGCAACTTCGTGCAGGGTGTCTGACTACCTTTTGGGAAGGGTCTGGTATCCCTACCTGGAAGGACACAGCCATGTCCTCATTCTTCATCTCTGCCAGGGGAAGAGTCCAGGCAGGCCTGTGCCACCAGATCCTGACTGCTTGCATAGAAAGtgacctttaaaatttttaaacatttttatttgggaatcatttcaaacttacagaaaagttataaaaaatagTATAAAGAGCATCGGTATGCTCTTTACCAGATTTACCCATTGTGAAATTTTACCTCATTTGTATTATCATTTGCACATGTGCACTCTTATAAATGGGGGTGTGTATATTTTTGAACCATATGAAGATAATTACATATATCATGGCCCTTCACACCTAAATACGTCAGTGTACATTTCCTAAGAATAGGCATATTCCCCACATCACTACAGTAGAACTGcagaaaatttaacattgatacgATACGTTAATCTACCATTTGTATTCCAACTTTGTCTGTTGACCCAGTAATGTCCTTTATAGCATTTTCCCACTCTATTGCAGAATCTGGCCTAGGGTGAAgtattgcatttagttgtcatatctCTTTAAGactcctttaatctggaacattTCCACAACCTTTCTTCATCTTGTATGGCATTCACATTTTTAATAGCACATTCCTCATTTTGGGTTTGTCTGACACAGGAAACCCTTTTAAATACCCTGCACTCAACGATAGTTCTAAGAGGAACTCACTGAGAGTTATGAATGGCACGAGATTGCTGAACCTGACCTCTCTGTCTCCGCTGGTGGAAGGCACAGACCGCCAGGGGGAGCAGCTGTGCCGGGCACTTCCTAATTGAACCTCACACCTCTATCTGGAAAACAGCATTGTCC harbors:
- the USP27X gene encoding ubiquitin carboxyl-terminal hydrolase 27; translation: MCKDYVYDKDIEQIAKEEQGEALKLQASTSTEVSHQQCSVPGLGEKFPTWETTKPELELLGHNPRRRRITSSFTIGLRGLINLGNTCFMNCIVQALTHTPILRDFFLSDRHRCEMPSPELCLVCEMSSLFRELYSGNPSPHVPYKLLHLVWIHARHLAGYRQQDAHEFLIAALDVLHRHCKGDDVGKAANNPNHCNCIIDQIFTGGLQSDVTCQACHGVSTTIDPCWDISLDLPGSCTSFWPMSPGRESSVNGESHIPGITTLTDCLRRFTRPEHLGSSAKIKCGSCQSYQESTKQLTMNKLPVVACFHFKRFEHSAKQRRKITTYISFPLELDMTPFMASSKESRMNGQLQLPTNSGNNENKYSLFAVVNHQGTLESGHYTSFIRHHKDQWFKCDDAVITKASIKDVLDSEGYLLFYHKQVLEHESEKVKEMNTQAY